The genomic window AGGGGCGGATGGACGATTCGGTGTACGTCGGCAACGCGGGCGTGGACGGGGCCACCGACACCGGCTGGCTGCTCGGCCATTTCAGGCCGCCGGGGGACGTCCGGCACAGCACCGAGGTCGAGGTGAAGTGGGGCGTGCACCCGGCGGGGGAGGCCCGTGCACAGTGGGCCACCGGCGAGCGCCGCACCGCGCTGCTGGTGCTGATCAGCGGCCGGTTCCGGGTGGAGCTGCCGGATCGCACGGTGGTGCTCGGCACGCCCGGCGACTACGTGGTGTGGGGCCGGGGCGTCGACCATTCCTGGTACGCGGAGCGGGAGTCGGTGGTGCTGACGGTGCGCTGGCCGTCGGTGCCCGGCTACCGGGTGGGCCCGCCGCTGCTCCGCTGACCGGCCGACGCGACGGCCGCAGCCGTCCCAGCATTCGGTATTACCTACTAAACCCATAGGGTTAGCCTTCTATGGTGGAGGGGCACGCGCCGCTCCGCACCCGGGAGGACGACCCGCCCATGACCAGCGCACACCCCGTCGACCTGCTCGCCCTCGCCGCCCGGTACGCGGACCCGCCGCGGTGGCCGGTCCCGCTGCGCTTCGACCGGGCGCAGCGGTGGTACGCGCGGCTCGCGGCCAGGCCCGACCACGAGGTCTGGGCGCTGAGCTGGCTGCCCGGGCAGGGCACCGACCTGCACGACCACGGCGGCTCGTCCGGTGCCTTCCTGGTCGTCGCCGGCACCCTCACCGAGGAGACGGTCAGCGGCGGCCGGCTGCGTCCGCGCCGGCTGGCCGCCGGCGCCGGCCGGCGCTTCGGCGCCCGGCACGTGCACGTCGTGACCAACCGGGGCGACCAGCCGGCGGTCAGCGTGCACGTCTACCGGCCCGCGCTGCGCCGGATGACCCGCTACCGGCTCCGCGACGGGCAGCTCCTGATCGCCGACGTGGCCGAGGCCGGAGTGGCGTGGTGAACCCGCCCGGCGCGCGACCCCTCCCGCCCGCAGACCCGACATCCGCCTGGAAGGACCCGACCATGCCGCACACCCGGACCCGTACCGAGAGCTGTCCGGTCCCGCCGTCCGGCTCCCGAGGGATCGAGGAGATCCTCGCCGCCGCCCGCGCCCGGCTGCGCCGGCTCGACCCCGAGCAGGCCCACCTCGCGTACCGGTCGGGGGCGTTGCTGGTCGACATCCGGCCGGCGGGCCAGCGCGCCGCGCACGGCACCGTCCCCGGTGCCCTCGCCGTGGAGCGCAACGTGCTCGAGTGGCGGTTCGACCCGCGCTGCCCGGCCCGGCTGCCCCAGGCCGTCGACTACGACGTGCCGGTGGTGATCCTCTGCCAGGAG from Micromonospora kangleipakensis includes these protein-coding regions:
- a CDS encoding rhodanese-like domain-containing protein yields the protein MPHTRTRTESCPVPPSGSRGIEEILAAARARLRRLDPEQAHLAYRSGALLVDIRPAGQRAAHGTVPGALAVERNVLEWRFDPRCPARLPQAVDYDVPVVILCQEGYTSSLAAAALQELGLYRATDVAGGFAAWRIAGLPTLGPTPPHRPTSAAPPVTAGRAPR
- a CDS encoding signal peptidase I, coding for MDDSVYVGNAGVDGATDTGWLLGHFRPPGDVRHSTEVEVKWGVHPAGEARAQWATGERRTALLVLISGRFRVELPDRTVVLGTPGDYVVWGRGVDHSWYAERESVVLTVRWPSVPGYRVGPPLLR
- a CDS encoding cysteine dioxygenase; translation: MTSAHPVDLLALAARYADPPRWPVPLRFDRAQRWYARLAARPDHEVWALSWLPGQGTDLHDHGGSSGAFLVVAGTLTEETVSGGRLRPRRLAAGAGRRFGARHVHVVTNRGDQPAVSVHVYRPALRRMTRYRLRDGQLLIADVAEAGVAW